Proteins encoded by one window of Streptomyces uncialis:
- a CDS encoding SDR family oxidoreductase, giving the protein MTAGRISVVTGAGSGIGRACALGLLAAGWTVVLTGRREAPLKETARLAGAAGDRAVPVTSDVTDPDAVDDLFAEIDARFGRLDLLFNNAADVMPYTPTEDVSAADWHRVMDSVATGTFLCSRAAFRLMKRQSPRGGRIINNGAPSAQVPRPDSIAFTAAKHAVAGLTRSLSLDGRRHDISAGQIDIGNVTPEDRGQPAVRQADGSLRVEPTMDIRHVVDMVCAMADLPVGVNIQSVTVMPSSMPYVGRG; this is encoded by the coding sequence ATGACAGCCGGGAGAATTTCCGTGGTCACGGGTGCGGGCAGCGGCATCGGGCGGGCCTGCGCGCTCGGTCTGCTGGCCGCCGGCTGGACGGTGGTGCTGACCGGCCGCCGCGAGGCGCCGCTGAAGGAGACCGCACGGCTGGCCGGGGCGGCCGGGGACCGGGCCGTGCCGGTGACCTCGGACGTGACCGACCCGGACGCGGTCGACGACCTGTTCGCCGAGATCGACGCCCGGTTCGGGCGGCTCGACCTCCTCTTCAACAACGCGGCCGACGTCATGCCGTACACCCCGACGGAGGACGTGTCCGCCGCCGACTGGCACCGGGTCATGGACTCCGTCGCCACCGGTACGTTCCTCTGTTCGCGTGCCGCGTTCCGGCTGATGAAGCGGCAGTCGCCGCGCGGCGGGCGGATCATCAACAACGGGGCTCCCTCCGCCCAGGTGCCCCGGCCGGACTCGATCGCGTTCACCGCAGCGAAGCACGCGGTCGCCGGGCTGACGCGCTCGCTGTCGCTGGACGGCCGCCGCCACGACATCTCCGCCGGCCAGATCGACATCGGCAATGTGACGCCCGAGGACCGCGGGCAGCCCGCCGTGCGCCAGGCCGACGGCTCACTGCGCGTGGAGCCCACCATGGACATCCGGCATGTCGTCGACATGGTGTGCGCCATGGCTGATCTTCCGGTCGGGGTCAACATCCAGTCCGTGACGGTGATGCCCAGCTCCATGCCGTACGTCGGGCGCGGCTGA
- a CDS encoding aspartate aminotransferase family protein, with the protein MGIGNSADHTAGAAASSLGSTELSASWFERAKRSLAGGISSSSRLTSTGPDPYPLYMRSGSGARIRDVDGNEYLDYLLSYGSAVLGHAPPELTGELTKVLATGTMFGTCNVPEVELAERIQEMVPCAELVRFANSGSEAVQGAIRTARGITGRSRVLKFEGHYHGWTDTLAISNRPAPEETGPHDAPHSVPHSPGIPAGVVADVVVCPWNDPESLRAVFAAHPAEFAAAICEPIVANNACTMPDPGFLDLLRDLCTAHGTALVFDEVCTGFRTGPGGAQTLFGVRPDLAVFSKALGGGLPIAAFAGVRELMEPLATGYVKHGGTYNSSPLCATAASLTLARLADPAVTGRIEATGQRIMEAIRRAAKDHGVPCAVQGVGAMFQVVFTPDGTPTRAYRDTFRLDRHRYDAFRHHLLLQGVHTNAYGLACWFVSSAVTPDELDRTCEAIDVAFAGLAGDS; encoded by the coding sequence ATGGGCATCGGAAACTCCGCGGACCACACCGCCGGGGCAGCGGCTTCTTCCCTCGGATCGACGGAACTCAGCGCTTCCTGGTTCGAACGGGCCAAGAGGTCCCTCGCGGGCGGGATCAGCTCCTCCTCCCGGCTCACCTCGACCGGGCCCGACCCCTATCCGCTGTACATGCGGAGCGGTTCGGGCGCGCGTATCCGGGATGTCGACGGCAACGAGTACCTGGACTATCTGCTGTCGTACGGCAGCGCCGTGCTCGGCCACGCGCCCCCCGAACTGACCGGGGAGCTCACGAAGGTGCTGGCCACCGGGACCATGTTCGGTACGTGCAACGTCCCCGAGGTCGAACTGGCCGAGCGGATACAGGAGATGGTGCCGTGCGCGGAGCTGGTCCGGTTCGCGAACTCCGGCTCCGAGGCCGTCCAGGGCGCGATCCGGACGGCCCGGGGCATCACCGGCCGGTCCCGTGTCCTGAAGTTCGAGGGGCACTACCACGGCTGGACCGACACCCTCGCGATCTCCAACCGCCCCGCGCCGGAGGAGACCGGACCGCACGACGCGCCGCACTCCGTGCCGCACTCGCCCGGTATCCCGGCCGGGGTGGTGGCCGATGTGGTGGTCTGCCCGTGGAACGACCCCGAGTCCCTGCGGGCGGTCTTCGCCGCCCACCCCGCCGAGTTCGCCGCCGCGATCTGCGAGCCGATCGTCGCCAACAACGCCTGTACGATGCCCGATCCCGGCTTCCTGGACCTGCTGCGCGACCTGTGCACGGCCCACGGGACCGCGCTGGTCTTCGACGAGGTCTGCACCGGCTTCCGTACGGGGCCCGGCGGGGCGCAGACGCTGTTCGGGGTGCGGCCGGATCTCGCCGTCTTCTCCAAGGCGCTGGGCGGCGGCCTGCCGATCGCGGCGTTCGCGGGCGTACGGGAGCTGATGGAACCGCTGGCGACCGGGTACGTCAAGCACGGCGGTACGTACAACTCCTCACCCCTGTGCGCCACCGCCGCGTCCCTCACCCTGGCCCGGCTCGCGGACCCGGCGGTCACGGGACGTATCGAAGCGACCGGGCAGCGGATCATGGAGGCGATCCGCCGGGCCGCGAAGGACCACGGGGTGCCGTGCGCGGTCCAGGGCGTCGGCGCGATGTTCCAGGTGGTCTTCACCCCGGACGGCACCCCGACCCGCGCGTACCGCGACACGTTCCGCCTCGACCGCCACCGCTACGACGCGTTCCGCCACCATCTGCTGCTCCAGGGCGTACACACCAACGCGTACGGCCTGGCCTGCTGGTTCGTCTCCTCGGCGGTCACCCCCGACGAGCTGGACCGCACCTGCGAGGCGATCGACGTGGCGTTCGCGGGGCTGGCGGGGGATTCGTGA
- a CDS encoding GNAT family N-acetyltransferase, with translation MHPISRDAQRLKLRELTADDTAAVFAIYGSPQATEHLSFEPRSPADVQHIVARSIASAVDTPRTEYALAVVERGSGELIGFGRLAADPHQPKAVTMGFALRPAAWGVGYGVETVRLLLGLAFDGLDLHRVWGARSPLNEASARTMARAGMVEEGVIREHIHKGGRWRDSVVHSILDREWAAVRP, from the coding sequence ATGCACCCGATCAGTCGTGATGCTCAGCGCTTGAAACTGCGAGAACTCACCGCCGACGACACGGCGGCGGTGTTCGCGATCTACGGCAGCCCCCAGGCCACGGAGCATCTGTCGTTCGAGCCTCGGAGCCCTGCGGACGTACAGCACATCGTCGCGAGGTCGATCGCGTCAGCGGTCGATACGCCACGTACCGAGTACGCGCTGGCCGTCGTCGAGCGCGGCAGCGGCGAGTTGATCGGGTTCGGACGCCTCGCCGCGGACCCGCACCAACCGAAGGCCGTCACCATGGGATTCGCGTTGCGTCCGGCGGCGTGGGGCGTGGGCTACGGAGTCGAGACCGTACGGCTTCTGCTCGGTCTCGCCTTCGACGGGCTCGATCTGCACCGGGTCTGGGGCGCGCGCTCTCCGCTCAACGAGGCATCCGCGCGCACCATGGCCAGGGCAGGCATGGTGGAGGAGGGCGTCATCCGCGAGCACATCCATAAGGGCGGCCGGTGGCGGGACTCCGTCGTCCACTCGATCCTCGACCGTGAATGGGCCGCTGTCCGTCCCTGA
- a CDS encoding RNA polymerase sigma factor has product MADVKWPGERLIAAAREGDAEATAALVSGSHPHVQRFAYSLCASPQDAEDAAQEALIILYRKIGMLRASGALASWMFRIVRNECLRRSKSLLRGHGPLPDTVVPSFEDDVLRRLEADRVAEAIAALPADQRRVLIMRDIQGYSGRTTADTLGLSTAAMKSRLHRARATVRETLRRTSLDPAWGGGHD; this is encoded by the coding sequence GTGGCTGACGTCAAGTGGCCCGGGGAGCGGCTGATCGCCGCCGCGCGGGAAGGGGACGCCGAGGCCACCGCAGCCCTGGTGTCGGGCTCGCATCCGCATGTCCAGCGCTTCGCGTACTCGCTGTGCGCCTCGCCCCAGGACGCCGAGGACGCCGCGCAGGAAGCGCTGATCATCCTGTACCGCAAGATCGGGATGCTGCGGGCCTCCGGGGCCCTGGCCTCGTGGATGTTCCGGATCGTCCGCAACGAGTGCCTGCGACGCTCGAAGTCGCTGCTGCGCGGACACGGCCCGCTCCCCGACACCGTCGTCCCGTCGTTCGAGGACGACGTGCTGCGGCGGCTGGAGGCGGACCGGGTGGCGGAGGCGATCGCCGCGTTGCCCGCCGACCAGCGGCGGGTGCTGATCATGCGGGACATCCAGGGGTACAGCGGGCGGACGACCGCCGACACCCTCGGCCTCAGCACCGCCGCGATGAAGTCCCGGCTGCACCGCGCCCGCGCCACGGTCCGCGAGACGTTGCGGCGCACGTCCCTCGACCCGGCGTGGGGAGGCGGCCATGACTGA
- a CDS encoding HGxxPAAW family protein, protein MSGHTYDHGHTLAGWVGVAVATVGGTVTGLGVISWRPGIWLGLAVTAAAVLTTWAMHLTGWGKPPGLRPVAERGLRVRDRAARAGHPDCLGCALAGRRVTPVRPAPRVPAARTDSPADRTGSPADRTGSPADLAS, encoded by the coding sequence ATGAGCGGACATACCTACGACCATGGCCACACCCTCGCGGGCTGGGTGGGCGTCGCCGTCGCCACGGTCGGAGGCACGGTCACCGGACTGGGCGTCATCTCCTGGCGGCCGGGGATCTGGCTCGGCCTCGCGGTCACGGCGGCGGCCGTCCTGACCACCTGGGCCATGCATCTCACGGGCTGGGGCAAACCCCCCGGCCTGCGGCCCGTCGCGGAGCGGGGTTTACGGGTCCGCGACCGCGCGGCCCGCGCGGGGCACCCGGACTGCCTCGGATGCGCACTGGCCGGACGGCGCGTCACCCCGGTACGCCCCGCGCCCCGGGTCCCCGCGGCGCGTACGGATTCCCCGGCCGACCGTACGGGGTCCCCGGCCGACCGTACGGGGTCCCCGGCCGACCTGGCCTCCTGA
- a CDS encoding MarR family winged helix-turn-helix transcriptional regulator, producing the protein MEGKPRPAASASDVLAALDGLVATNIVGNQEFARNLGLSITDLTCFAYVLEAGDTPVTAGDLAGRANVTTGAVTGILNRLERGGFVTRSPDPDDRRRVRVEAVPAAAERVRAVYDPYQARLASLFADYTPDEIAVLADWLTRASTLAREYLDDSC; encoded by the coding sequence ATGGAGGGCAAGCCCCGCCCCGCAGCCTCCGCCTCGGACGTGCTCGCCGCGCTGGACGGCCTCGTCGCGACGAACATCGTGGGCAATCAGGAGTTCGCCCGGAACCTGGGCCTGAGCATCACGGACCTGACCTGCTTCGCGTATGTCCTGGAGGCGGGGGACACCCCGGTCACCGCCGGCGACCTGGCCGGCCGGGCGAACGTCACCACGGGGGCGGTGACCGGCATCCTCAACCGCCTGGAGCGCGGCGGATTCGTGACCCGGAGTCCGGACCCCGACGACCGGCGCCGGGTGCGCGTCGAGGCCGTCCCGGCCGCCGCCGAGCGTGTGCGGGCGGTCTACGACCCCTATCAGGCGCGCCTCGCGTCGCTGTTCGCCGACTACACCCCGGACGAGATCGCCGTACTCGCCGACTGGCTCACCCGCGCGTCCACGCTCGCCCGCGAGTACCTGGACGACTCCTGCTAG
- a CDS encoding alpha/beta hydrolase has protein sequence MPLSGRSSPRRIAARGTAVAGGVAMVLVAGLATVPAVHASPPAAGALRWVPCGDPAKPGAECATLPVPVDWARPDGPRLDLAVARRQATDPGARVGSMVFGPGGPGDSGVEMVAGRIGRFSPEVRRRFDIVSFDPRGVGASGAVTCSGDLLAARPSPELTSQADFEATVAYNERLRADCRARTGPVFGHLGTAQTVRDLDALRAALGERKLTFHGSSYGTLLGARYAETYPRRVRATVLESVMDHSVPTAREFLRAQAVAAEDSFREFVKWCGGNADCALHGRDVRAVWRDLLARAGRGELEDPSRPGSPVSPSDLVNRTAFRKFYGADHASLATAVAKMDASEPLPASPTSVAPLHPATPVFCSDWHLPVRDHREYASLVAMMNRTAPDLPHLLPIHMVAACLGAPTADPQRRLDVRGAPPILLSHARHDPATGYPWAVSVARQLGRGGVLLTYEGHGHGSVTRGPCMRDAVDRYLTDLVVPPRGTRCPAVP, from the coding sequence ATGCCGTTAAGCGGCAGATCATCACCGCGGCGTATCGCCGCGCGGGGCACGGCCGTGGCCGGGGGAGTCGCCATGGTCCTCGTCGCCGGGCTCGCCACCGTCCCCGCTGTCCACGCGTCTCCGCCCGCCGCCGGGGCCCTGCGATGGGTGCCGTGCGGCGATCCGGCGAAGCCGGGAGCCGAGTGCGCCACTCTCCCGGTGCCGGTCGACTGGGCCCGCCCGGACGGGCCGCGGCTCGATCTGGCCGTGGCCCGCCGCCAGGCCACCGACCCCGGCGCACGCGTCGGCTCGATGGTGTTCGGGCCCGGCGGGCCGGGCGACTCGGGTGTGGAGATGGTGGCCGGCCGTATCGGCCGGTTCAGCCCCGAGGTCCGGCGCAGGTTCGACATCGTCAGCTTCGACCCGCGCGGTGTGGGCGCCAGCGGTGCGGTGACCTGCTCCGGCGACCTGCTCGCCGCGCGGCCGTCACCGGAGCTGACGAGCCAGGCGGACTTCGAGGCCACCGTGGCGTACAACGAACGGCTCCGTGCCGACTGCCGGGCCCGTACCGGTCCGGTGTTCGGGCATCTCGGCACCGCGCAGACGGTCCGGGACCTGGACGCTCTGCGGGCCGCCCTCGGTGAGCGGAAACTGACCTTCCACGGCAGCTCCTACGGCACGCTGCTCGGGGCGCGGTACGCCGAGACCTATCCGCGCCGGGTGCGCGCGACGGTGCTGGAGAGCGTCATGGACCACAGCGTCCCGACCGCCCGCGAGTTCCTGCGGGCCCAGGCGGTCGCGGCGGAGGATTCGTTCCGGGAGTTCGTGAAGTGGTGCGGCGGCAACGCGGACTGCGCGCTGCACGGCCGCGATGTCCGCGCCGTCTGGCGGGACCTGCTGGCCCGGGCCGGGCGCGGTGAGCTGGAGGACCCGTCGCGGCCGGGCAGCCCGGTGTCGCCCTCGGACCTGGTCAACAGGACCGCGTTCCGCAAGTTCTACGGGGCCGACCACGCCAGCCTGGCCACGGCGGTCGCGAAGATGGACGCGAGCGAGCCGCTGCCCGCCTCACCCACCTCGGTGGCGCCGCTGCATCCGGCGACCCCCGTCTTCTGCTCGGACTGGCACCTGCCCGTGCGCGACCACCGGGAGTACGCCTCGCTCGTCGCCATGATGAACAGGACCGCGCCCGACCTGCCCCATCTGCTGCCGATCCATATGGTGGCGGCGTGCCTGGGCGCGCCGACCGCCGACCCGCAGCGCCGCCTCGACGTGCGCGGCGCTCCGCCGATCCTGCTGTCCCACGCGCGGCACGACCCGGCCACCGGCTACCCGTGGGCGGTCTCCGTGGCCCGGCAGCTCGGCCGCGGCGGTGTGCTCCTCACCTACGAGGGCCACGGGCACGGCAGCGTCACCCGTGGCCCGTGCATGCGGGACGCCGTGGACCGCTATCTGACCGATCTGGTGGTGCCGCCCCGGGGCACCCGCTGCCCCGCCGTGCCGTAG
- a CDS encoding SMI1/KNR4 family protein produces MSAIHDFATWEPVVRLLRAGDTRGFAAPGGHIAGRVSRGSWSLPLNRRQPPPGRAYQIEDMRDETDAVERVQGALRDAGFDDIAFVAEIAPSGRTLLRLFGPAPAAEPGFGGAHPGALLLVDGSVPEPWRRLPDPAPGATVAPTADPALLERTLRERIPGATGASEAELAAAEARLGVTLPDELRALYRVTRARWEDYGDDHEAAERESEAVGCELLPLTEAYVADAASRHFDWPTGAMEAAVTPPDAAVQGLAGSPGWIVFGDNGGGDRIAVDLTPGPQGHTGQIIMISHEEDMGAGLLADSLTDLVLKGYGEGHRGLREDGPPVVARVNTGALKSVEAAAHPGLEVLSIGVWEGEPLSLAPVVGLPRLRTLTAYPGTLADPLEIAGLTGLEFLELGPDDWRALLDAGAVPRGLSAAAIEVRNSEHPFPVVTLANELLALWNRPLITVTTLEADLGPA; encoded by the coding sequence TTGTCCGCGATTCACGACTTCGCCACCTGGGAACCCGTGGTACGGCTCCTGCGGGCCGGCGACACCAGGGGCTTCGCCGCCCCGGGCGGCCATATCGCCGGACGCGTCAGCCGGGGGAGCTGGAGCCTGCCCCTGAACCGGCGGCAGCCGCCGCCCGGGAGGGCGTACCAGATCGAGGACATGCGGGACGAGACGGACGCGGTGGAGCGGGTGCAGGGCGCGCTCAGGGACGCCGGATTCGACGACATCGCGTTCGTGGCGGAGATCGCGCCGTCCGGGCGGACGCTGCTGCGTCTCTTCGGGCCCGCTCCGGCCGCGGAGCCCGGCTTCGGCGGGGCGCACCCGGGTGCGCTCCTCCTGGTCGACGGTTCCGTCCCCGAGCCCTGGCGCCGCCTCCCGGACCCGGCGCCCGGGGCGACCGTGGCCCCGACGGCGGACCCCGCGCTGCTGGAGCGGACGCTGCGCGAGCGGATTCCCGGGGCCACCGGCGCGTCCGAGGCGGAGCTCGCCGCGGCGGAGGCGCGGCTCGGCGTCACGCTGCCCGACGAGCTCCGCGCGCTCTACCGGGTGACGCGGGCCCGCTGGGAGGACTACGGCGACGACCACGAGGCGGCGGAGCGGGAGTCCGAGGCGGTCGGCTGCGAACTGCTCCCGCTGACGGAGGCGTACGTCGCCGACGCGGCGTCCCGTCACTTCGACTGGCCGACCGGGGCCATGGAGGCGGCCGTCACCCCGCCCGACGCCGCGGTGCAGGGGCTGGCCGGCTCACCCGGCTGGATCGTGTTCGGCGACAACGGCGGGGGCGACCGGATCGCCGTCGACCTGACACCCGGCCCCCAGGGACACACCGGGCAGATCATCATGATCAGCCATGAGGAGGACATGGGCGCCGGACTGCTCGCCGACTCCCTCACCGACCTGGTGCTGAAGGGGTACGGCGAGGGCCACCGCGGTCTCCGGGAGGACGGGCCGCCGGTCGTGGCCCGGGTCAACACCGGGGCACTGAAGAGCGTCGAGGCCGCGGCCCACCCCGGCCTGGAGGTGCTGTCCATCGGCGTATGGGAGGGCGAACCCCTCAGCCTCGCCCCGGTCGTCGGCCTCCCCCGGCTGCGGACCCTCACCGCCTACCCCGGTACGCTCGCCGACCCGCTGGAGATCGCCGGGCTGACCGGACTGGAGTTCCTGGAGCTGGGACCGGACGACTGGCGGGCCCTCCTCGACGCCGGCGCCGTTCCCCGTGGTCTGTCCGCCGCCGCGATCGAGGTACGCAACAGCGAGCACCCGTTCCCGGTCGTGACCCTCGCCAACGAACTCCTCGCCCTCTGGAACCGCCCCCTGATCACCGTCACCACCCTCGAAGCCGACCTCGGCCCCGCGTGA
- a CDS encoding acyl-CoA dehydrogenase family protein has translation MRRTIYNEDHEAFRDTVRAFIEAEVVPVYDEWYAAGQPPREFYDKLGELGVFGIEVPEEYGGAGLSTFKFEAVMAEETARAGVSFGGSGVHVLLCLPYLKAYGTEDQKKRWLPDFATGRTMYAIAMTEPGTGSDLAGMQTTAKLSEDGTHYVLNGAKTFITGGVHADRVIVCARTASSTPEDRRHGISLFVVDTKSEGYAVGRKLDKLGLKVSDTAELSFSDVKVPVEDLLGEENKGFSYLGQNLPQERLGIAVGAYAQSKAAIRFAQNYVEERTVFGKTVASFQNTKFELAACKAEVDAAEAVVDRAIEALDAGELTAAEAASAKLFCTEVAHRVIDRCLQLHGGYGFMNEYPIARLYADNRVNRIYGGTSEVMKMIIAKDMGL, from the coding sequence GTGCGCCGCACCATCTACAACGAGGACCACGAGGCGTTCCGGGACACCGTCCGGGCCTTCATCGAGGCCGAGGTCGTCCCCGTCTACGACGAGTGGTACGCCGCCGGCCAGCCCCCGCGCGAGTTCTACGACAAGCTCGGTGAGCTGGGCGTCTTCGGGATCGAGGTGCCGGAGGAGTACGGCGGCGCCGGGCTGTCGACGTTCAAGTTCGAGGCCGTCATGGCCGAGGAGACCGCCCGCGCGGGGGTCTCGTTCGGCGGCAGCGGTGTCCATGTCCTGCTGTGTCTGCCGTACCTCAAGGCGTACGGCACCGAGGACCAGAAGAAGCGCTGGCTGCCGGACTTCGCCACCGGCCGGACCATGTACGCGATCGCCATGACCGAGCCGGGCACCGGCTCCGACCTCGCGGGGATGCAGACCACCGCGAAGCTCTCCGAGGACGGCACGCACTACGTCCTCAACGGCGCCAAGACCTTCATCACCGGCGGTGTGCACGCCGACCGGGTCATCGTCTGCGCCCGTACCGCGTCGTCCACCCCCGAGGACCGCCGCCACGGCATATCCCTCTTCGTGGTCGACACGAAGTCCGAGGGGTACGCGGTCGGCCGCAAGCTCGACAAGCTGGGCCTGAAGGTCTCCGACACCGCGGAACTGTCCTTCTCGGACGTCAAGGTGCCCGTGGAGGACCTGCTCGGCGAGGAGAACAAGGGCTTCTCGTACCTCGGGCAGAACCTCCCCCAGGAGCGGCTCGGTATCGCGGTCGGCGCGTACGCGCAGTCCAAGGCCGCCATCCGCTTCGCCCAGAACTACGTCGAGGAGCGCACGGTCTTCGGCAAGACGGTCGCGTCCTTCCAGAACACCAAGTTCGAACTGGCCGCGTGCAAGGCCGAGGTCGACGCGGCCGAGGCCGTCGTGGACCGGGCGATCGAGGCGCTCGACGCGGGTGAGCTGACCGCCGCGGAGGCCGCGTCCGCGAAGCTGTTCTGCACCGAGGTGGCGCACCGGGTGATCGACCGCTGTCTCCAGCTGCACGGCGGCTACGGCTTCATGAACGAGTACCCGATCGCCCGCCTGTACGCGGACAACCGCGTCAACCGCATCTACGGCGGCACGAGCGAGGTCATGAAGATGATCATCGCGAAGGACATGGGGCTGTAA
- the tesB gene encoding acyl-CoA thioesterase II, giving the protein MDQPLTSLLDLLDLEKIEENIFRGHSHSSVVPRVFGGQVAAQSLVAAGRTVPADRTAHSLHSYFLRPGDPGAPIVYTVDRIRDGRSFTTRRVVAVQHGQPIFHLSASFQVHEEGLEHQTVMPPAPDPETLPTAEETLARHAGVLLPGVPDRMSEARRAVDLRYADAPPFATLGEPREPRSQVWFRTNGKLADDPLLHVCLATYVSDMTLLDSVLLAHGRGGWAVGDVVGASLDHAMWFHRPFRADEWLLYDQESPSSAGGRGLGQARIWTQDGRLAITVIQEGVVRVPR; this is encoded by the coding sequence ATGGATCAACCACTTACCTCCCTTCTCGATCTGCTGGACCTGGAGAAGATCGAGGAGAACATCTTCCGCGGGCATTCCCATTCCTCCGTGGTGCCGCGGGTGTTCGGCGGGCAGGTCGCGGCCCAGTCGCTGGTCGCCGCGGGACGCACCGTGCCCGCCGACCGGACCGCGCACTCGCTGCACTCCTACTTCCTGCGGCCCGGGGACCCGGGCGCGCCGATCGTGTACACCGTCGACCGCATCCGGGACGGCCGTTCCTTCACCACCCGGCGGGTCGTCGCCGTGCAGCACGGGCAGCCGATCTTCCATCTCTCGGCGTCGTTCCAGGTCCACGAGGAGGGCCTGGAACACCAGACGGTGATGCCGCCGGCACCCGATCCGGAGACCCTGCCGACGGCGGAGGAGACCCTCGCCCGGCACGCCGGCGTACTGCTGCCCGGGGTCCCGGACCGGATGTCGGAGGCGCGCCGGGCCGTCGACCTCCGCTATGCCGACGCGCCGCCGTTCGCGACGCTCGGTGAGCCCCGCGAGCCGCGCTCCCAGGTCTGGTTCCGCACCAACGGCAAGCTCGCCGACGACCCCCTGCTGCATGTCTGCCTCGCCACCTACGTCTCCGACATGACGCTCCTCGACTCGGTGCTCCTCGCGCACGGCCGGGGCGGGTGGGCCGTCGGTGATGTCGTGGGTGCCTCGCTGGACCACGCGATGTGGTTCCACCGTCCGTTCCGGGCGGACGAATGGCTCCTCTACGACCAGGAGTCCCCGTCGTCGGCGGGCGGCCGTGGCCTGGGCCAGGCCCGGATCTGGACCCAGGACGGCCGGCTGGCGATCACCGTCATCCAGGAGGGCGTGGTACGGGTGCCCCGCTGA
- a CDS encoding phosphatase, with amino-acid sequence MPISGTPSRAELVDHLIRTHIAGDVATPRENNLDHYRKLANGDRHYWLGLELGDRWTDEQDVLAVMAERCGVNDDPEHRFGQDTIDPELTVAGLERMAARLRKAAAGKERVLFATGHPGGLLDVHRATAGALRDAGCDIVVVPDALYADEGVVFQFADVAMLERGATLWHTHSPEPMNAVLDGLERAGLAAPDLVVADHGWAGRAGQRGVDSVGFADCNDPALFLAEAEGTVQVTVPLDDHVRSPRFYDPLTAYLLDAAGLTPS; translated from the coding sequence ATGCCGATATCCGGGACACCCAGTCGCGCCGAGCTCGTCGACCATCTGATCCGCACCCACATCGCGGGTGACGTGGCGACCCCCCGCGAGAACAATCTCGACCACTACCGCAAGCTCGCCAACGGCGACCGGCACTACTGGCTGGGCCTGGAGCTGGGGGACCGGTGGACCGACGAGCAGGACGTGCTCGCGGTGATGGCCGAGCGGTGCGGGGTGAACGACGACCCGGAGCACCGGTTCGGGCAGGACACCATCGACCCGGAGCTGACCGTCGCCGGGCTGGAGCGGATGGCGGCGCGGCTGCGGAAGGCCGCGGCCGGCAAGGAGCGGGTGCTGTTCGCGACCGGGCATCCCGGGGGGCTGCTCGATGTGCACCGGGCCACCGCGGGGGCGTTGCGGGACGCGGGGTGCGACATCGTCGTCGTCCCGGACGCGCTGTACGCCGACGAGGGTGTCGTCTTCCAGTTCGCGGACGTGGCGATGCTGGAACGGGGCGCGACACTGTGGCACACGCATTCGCCCGAGCCGATGAACGCGGTGCTGGACGGGCTGGAGCGGGCGGGGCTGGCGGCGCCCGATCTCGTGGTCGCGGACCATGGGTGGGCGGGCCGTGCGGGGCAGCGGGGGGTCGACTCCGTCGGGTTCGCCGACTGCAACGACCCGGCGTTGTTCCTTGCGGAGGCGGAGGGGACGGTGCAGGTCACGGTGCCGTTGGACGACCATGTCCGTAGCCCCCGGTTCTACGACCCGCTGAC